A single Sphingomonas sp. IW22 DNA region contains:
- the pncB gene encoding nicotinate phosphoribosyltransferase: MPVTDIATRVYDHGWRLDPVVRSLLDTDFYKLLMLQMIRHLHPDVRATFSLINRSTSIRLADVIDEAELREQLDHARTIRFSKKELIWLAGNSFYGKQRMFAPDFIAWLADFRLPEYSLSKVDGQFELRFDGPWTHTTMWEIPALAIVNELRSRAALKGRGRFELDILYARAKAKLWEKVERLSELPDLRISDFGTRRRHSFLWQRWCVEALKEGLDTRFIGTSNVLMAMDNDLEAIGTNAHELPMVMAALANSDEEVATAPYRVLAQWQAHYDGNLLIALPDAFGTAAFLRDAPDWLANWTGFRPDSMPPIEGGEQIIAWWRARGVDPRTRLLIFSDGMDVDTIEATYQHFHGRARMSFGWGTNLTNDFRGCDPVGGHGLEPISLVAKVTSANGRPAVKLSDNASKATGDPAEIERYLRVFGREGRRQQPVAV, from the coding sequence ATGCCCGTTACGGACATCGCCACGCGCGTCTATGATCATGGCTGGCGCCTCGACCCGGTGGTCCGAAGCCTGCTCGACACCGATTTTTACAAGCTGCTGATGTTGCAGATGATCCGGCACCTGCATCCGGACGTTCGCGCGACCTTTTCCCTCATCAATCGCAGCACGTCGATACGGCTTGCCGACGTCATCGACGAAGCCGAGCTTCGCGAACAACTCGACCATGCCCGCACTATCCGCTTTTCGAAGAAGGAGCTGATCTGGCTGGCGGGCAACAGCTTCTATGGCAAGCAGCGGATGTTCGCCCCCGACTTCATCGCCTGGCTCGCCGATTTCCGCTTGCCCGAATATTCGCTGTCGAAAGTGGACGGGCAGTTCGAACTTCGTTTCGACGGACCATGGACGCACACGACGATGTGGGAGATTCCCGCACTCGCCATCGTCAACGAATTGCGTTCGCGTGCCGCGCTCAAGGGCAGGGGGCGCTTCGAACTCGACATTCTGTACGCGCGCGCAAAGGCCAAATTGTGGGAAAAGGTCGAACGGCTAAGCGAGCTTCCCGATCTCAGGATTTCCGATTTCGGCACCCGCCGTCGGCACAGCTTTCTATGGCAACGCTGGTGCGTCGAGGCCCTGAAGGAAGGGCTGGACACGCGCTTCATCGGCACCTCGAACGTGCTGATGGCGATGGACAATGATCTGGAAGCGATCGGCACCAACGCGCATGAATTGCCGATGGTGATGGCGGCGCTGGCGAATTCGGACGAAGAGGTCGCGACCGCCCCCTACCGGGTGCTGGCGCAATGGCAGGCGCATTATGACGGCAATTTGCTGATCGCCCTGCCGGATGCCTTCGGCACCGCCGCCTTTTTGCGCGACGCGCCCGACTGGCTCGCCAACTGGACCGGTTTCCGCCCCGACTCGATGCCGCCCATTGAGGGGGGCGAGCAGATCATCGCTTGGTGGCGCGCGCGGGGCGTTGATCCACGGACCAGGCTGCTGATCTTCTCCGACGGCATGGACGTCGACACGATCGAGGCGACCTATCAGCATTTTCACGGTCGCGCCCGCATGAGCTTTGGCTGGGGCACCAATCTGACCAACGATTTTCGCGGATGCGATCCGGTCGGCGGCCACGGGCTCGAACCGATCTCCCTGGTAGCCAAGGTGACCAGCGCAAATGGCCGTCCTGCCGTGAAGCTGTCCGACAATGCGTCAAAGGCGACGGGCGATCCGGCCGAAATCGAACGCTACCTGCGCGTTTTCGGGCGGGAGGGGCGGCGTCAACAGCCGGTCGCTGTCTGA
- a CDS encoding acyltransferase yields the protein MHDDDVKTVSGAIKVARVLCILCVVYMHPWIGVSGDELFASPHFWDKFLIYWTQEAVARSAVPLLSVVSGWLVLSTVQRKVYGDFINGKARAILLPMLIWNVIALAVVSVFAGFGFLAKIMPQSPIEALNELVFLYERGAINVQNSFLRDLFVCMLVAPFLIRLSPRWLWALLITSVVWQLSEVQLYILLRPQILTFFIIGILARASRWDRQVVRWPVLPILAVAAVAIALKVNLIMYPPDEPSLLVDGTLELALRISVALAFWRMSVSLAQTRFLDLFKRIEPYTFLLFCSHVIIIRTIGPVLGQIFGKFGDPLFLPYYFAQPFIALFAAILLGLLLVRVSPTVAHVMSGGRLGAKARQPREPRGRSASEQGRAFPPLAGE from the coding sequence ATGCACGACGATGATGTCAAAACCGTTTCCGGTGCAATCAAGGTTGCGCGGGTATTGTGCATTCTTTGCGTCGTGTACATGCACCCGTGGATCGGCGTGTCCGGGGATGAGCTGTTCGCCAGCCCCCATTTCTGGGATAAGTTCCTGATTTACTGGACGCAGGAAGCGGTGGCGCGGAGCGCTGTTCCGCTTTTGAGCGTGGTTTCCGGGTGGCTTGTGCTGTCGACCGTCCAGCGAAAGGTCTATGGCGATTTCATCAACGGCAAGGCCCGCGCCATCCTTTTGCCGATGCTGATATGGAACGTCATCGCGCTGGCGGTGGTGTCCGTGTTCGCTGGTTTCGGCTTTCTGGCCAAGATCATGCCCCAAAGCCCGATCGAGGCATTGAACGAGCTGGTTTTTCTGTACGAACGCGGCGCAATCAACGTGCAGAATTCGTTTCTGCGCGATCTCTTCGTGTGTATGCTGGTTGCGCCGTTCCTGATCAGGCTGTCACCCCGCTGGCTGTGGGCGCTGCTGATCACAAGCGTCGTCTGGCAGTTGAGCGAGGTACAGCTCTACATCCTGCTTCGGCCACAGATCCTGACATTCTTCATCATCGGCATTCTTGCCCGCGCTTCGCGCTGGGACCGGCAAGTGGTCCGCTGGCCGGTGCTGCCGATCCTGGCGGTGGCAGCCGTCGCCATTGCGTTGAAGGTCAACCTGATCATGTATCCGCCGGACGAACCGTCGCTGCTGGTCGACGGTACGCTCGAACTGGCGCTGCGGATTTCGGTAGCGCTGGCGTTCTGGCGAATGTCGGTCAGTCTGGCCCAGACACGGTTTCTGGACCTGTTCAAACGGATCGAGCCGTACACCTTCCTGTTGTTCTGCTCGCACGTCATCATCATCCGCACGATCGGACCGGTTCTGGGTCAGATCTTCGGAAAGTTCGGCGATCCGCTTTTCCTGCCTTATTATTTCGCGCAGCCGTTCATCGCCCTTTTCGCGGCGATCCTGCTGGGGCTGCTGCTGGTTCGGGTGTCGCCCACAGTGGCGCACGTCATGAGCGGCGGACGATTGGGTGCCAAGGCCCGACAACCGCGCGAACCGCGCGGGCGAAGCGCCAGCGAGCAGGGGCGTGCCTTCCCGCCACTCGCCGGGGAATAA